A window of the Streptomyces sp. Ag109_O5-10 genome harbors these coding sequences:
- a CDS encoding flavin reductase family protein has protein sequence MTDLDPFTDLLDYPMYVVTAQAGEETGGCLVGFASQCSIQPARFMVWLSRANRTCRVAERADRLAVHLLGSDQHRLARLFGGETGDRTDKFTRVPWHRGPGGSLILDEAPAWFVGRVETRLDGGDHVGFLLAPEAAENLAGNRAPLLTLHQTLDITPGHPAD, from the coding sequence GTGACCGATCTTGATCCCTTCACCGACCTGCTCGACTATCCGATGTACGTCGTGACTGCGCAGGCCGGCGAGGAGACAGGAGGCTGCCTGGTCGGATTCGCTTCGCAGTGCTCGATTCAGCCCGCCCGGTTCATGGTCTGGCTGTCCAGAGCCAACCGCACCTGCCGGGTGGCCGAGCGTGCCGACCGTCTGGCGGTCCATCTCCTCGGCTCCGACCAGCACCGTCTGGCCCGGCTGTTCGGCGGCGAGACCGGTGACCGCACCGACAAGTTCACCCGCGTTCCGTGGCATCGAGGACCGGGCGGATCACTGATCCTCGACGAGGCCCCCGCCTGGTTCGTCGGCCGCGTGGAAACCCGGCTCGACGGCGGCGACCACGTCGGCTTCCTGCTCGCTCCGGAAGCGGCGGAAAACCTTGCGGGCAACCGAGCTCCGCTGCTGACGCTGCACCAGACCCTTGACATCACCCCAGGTCACCCGGCCGACTGA
- a CDS encoding PRC domain containing protein, producing the protein MTENVWSYKSTAGRLAGADLTGYKVEATDGSIGKVDKHSDEVDDAYLVVDTGVWIFGKEVMLPASTVVSIDPDEKKIFVDLAKQQIKDAPEFHRDKHLGDQGYRDELGTYYGAGGAPFGGPQV; encoded by the coding sequence GTGACTGAGAATGTGTGGAGTTACAAGTCGACCGCCGGCCGTCTGGCGGGCGCCGACCTCACCGGCTACAAGGTCGAGGCCACGGACGGCAGCATCGGCAAGGTCGACAAGCACTCCGACGAGGTCGATGATGCCTACCTGGTGGTCGACACCGGTGTGTGGATCTTCGGCAAGGAGGTCATGCTGCCGGCGAGCACGGTCGTGAGCATCGACCCGGACGAGAAGAAGATCTTCGTCGACCTCGCCAAGCAACAGATCAAGGACGCCCCGGAGTTCCACCGGGACAAGCACCTCGGCGACCAGGGTTACCGTGACGAACTGGGCACGTACTACGGCGCGGGCGGCGCACCGTTCGGCGGCCCGCAGGTGTGA
- a CDS encoding hydrophobic protein has protein sequence MVPLLLVLLLALLLFGAGFALKILWWVAIVVLVLWLVGFVARPKGGSGRWYRW, from the coding sequence ATGGTTCCCCTGCTTCTCGTTCTCCTGCTGGCCCTGCTTCTCTTCGGTGCGGGTTTCGCGCTGAAGATTCTCTGGTGGGTCGCGATCGTGGTGCTTGTTCTGTGGCTCGTCGGTTTCGTCGCACGTCCGAAGGGCGGAAGTGGCCGCTGGTACCGCTGGTAG
- a CDS encoding cation-translocating P-type ATPase, with protein sequence MTLGLPTLPTLPSVAARTLSAAPRLLARAATPGVGAVAGAAAGAARAGVRSLDTATRMSRAARNALLGSEAQWRSGARAHLALRVADGEQARAAGGLPRLAGHVARALAEHPDVLFAYWDEGLGRLVVAAVGETVADDVLAHAADLAARHGLVAADDDTDGGVHPADQAGIRAALATLTADLVGAGIGIAAYSLRLPPTPRAITAVVTVLRENPRFRGLLRDHLGADAMDLLLTCANAAAHGAGQTPAALLLDAALRGCRLADTTARAAAFELFHDELCRPDRPSVGDGGHPRPPLRTTPAQDYATHTFAGSVLGAAATALVKHDVAEAAEAVLAGSPKAARYGPTAFEAVLGAVLARSGLLVRAPERLRELELAGTIVLHPSAVCTEDGETDPWTEPVLDAARRAGLRVVLVDDPSLEDFTGLADQVVDARRPLDDVVCSLPEDSGAVITVARLWSDRGQGVLAGLLAGDIALALTDTDSAVVWSADALALRGLPDVWRLLTAIPAARRVGRHAQILARSGAALSGLLVAVGGSRRGRGGLAGLPGLRHAPVDAAAATSLLSGAVAALRVARAEVPHPRARVHWHELGPREALLRLEEERRTAPPEERQQAAEPSRNPLLAPVRWTRRIAGAVRRELDDPLTPVLVVGSAASAIVGSAVDALLVMGALDVNALIGAIQRLRAEQAVSGLLAEQKRQARVADSPEEPDTHTMDAARLAPGDVIDLHTDDVVPADARVLSEDGLEVDESALTGESVPTEKHTAATPHVPVADRHSMVFEGTTVAAGHARAVVVDTGERTEAARAVHLAACTPPAGGVQARLRELIAHALPLTLGGGAAVTGLALLRGTPIREAVSGGVAVAVAAVPEGLPLVATVAQLAAARRLSQGGVLVRAPRALEALGRMDTICFDKTGTLTENALRLVKVADAEGRSHRAQDEAAADILRVAARACPQVGDGDSPPEHATDAAVLDTAGPDPAWEESATLSFEAARGYAAAVGRSGDGPLLLVVKGAPETVLPACSGLPAHASDTAQALAAGGLRVLAVAQHRLGDAETAPGVLEQPLEQLEFIGLLGLADTPRETSTALVRSLHEEGIRPVMLTGDHPQTARSIAAELGWPEDTVVVTGDDLAAADRAGRARMLRDAGVVARVAPEQKLQVVEALRDAGRVVGMVGDGANDAAAIRAADIGVGINARGSAAARNAADLVLTDDDLTVLIDAVCEGRSLWHSVADSIAILIGGNAGEIGFGVLGTLLAGRAPLSTRQMLLVNLFTDLFPAMAVAVVPQGTPGRPDPGSSSDVLGAPLLRQIRHRAMTTSAGALMAWLIGRATPGTARRSSTMALAAVVGTQLIQTLLDRRDSALVRLASLGSAAVLLAVVETPGVSRFFGCTPLGPVALTAVAASIALAVWGQRALPFLERTVVDLMPRS encoded by the coding sequence ATGACACTCGGATTGCCGACCCTGCCGACCTTGCCGTCCGTCGCCGCACGGACTCTGTCCGCGGCGCCCCGGTTGCTGGCCAGGGCCGCGACACCGGGGGTCGGCGCCGTCGCGGGGGCGGCGGCCGGGGCCGCGCGAGCCGGCGTCAGGAGCCTGGACACGGCCACACGGATGTCGCGGGCCGCGCGCAACGCGCTGCTCGGGTCCGAAGCGCAGTGGCGGTCCGGCGCCCGAGCACACCTCGCCCTGCGGGTGGCCGACGGGGAGCAGGCACGGGCCGCGGGCGGCCTGCCCCGGCTGGCCGGACATGTCGCCCGGGCACTGGCCGAGCATCCGGACGTCCTGTTCGCCTACTGGGACGAGGGGCTCGGCCGGCTGGTGGTGGCCGCGGTCGGGGAGACGGTCGCCGACGACGTCCTGGCACACGCTGCCGACCTCGCCGCCCGGCACGGTCTCGTCGCGGCCGACGACGACACCGACGGGGGCGTGCACCCGGCCGACCAGGCCGGCATCCGCGCGGCGCTGGCCACGCTCACGGCCGACCTGGTCGGCGCCGGCATCGGCATCGCCGCGTATTCCCTGCGGCTGCCCCCGACGCCGCGCGCGATCACCGCGGTGGTGACGGTGCTGCGGGAGAACCCGCGCTTCCGTGGCCTGCTCCGCGACCACCTGGGCGCCGATGCCATGGACCTCCTGCTGACCTGCGCGAACGCCGCCGCGCACGGGGCGGGTCAGACGCCCGCCGCGCTGCTGCTCGACGCGGCGCTGCGCGGCTGTCGGCTCGCGGACACCACGGCGCGGGCGGCCGCCTTCGAGCTCTTCCACGACGAACTGTGCCGCCCGGACCGGCCGAGCGTCGGCGACGGCGGCCATCCGCGCCCACCCCTGCGCACCACCCCGGCCCAGGACTACGCCACGCACACCTTCGCCGGCAGTGTGCTGGGCGCGGCGGCCACCGCGCTGGTCAAGCACGACGTGGCCGAGGCCGCGGAGGCGGTGCTCGCCGGCTCTCCGAAGGCCGCCCGGTACGGGCCGACCGCCTTCGAGGCGGTGCTCGGCGCCGTACTGGCCCGGTCGGGGCTGCTCGTCCGCGCTCCGGAGCGGCTGCGGGAACTGGAACTGGCCGGCACGATCGTCCTGCATCCCAGCGCGGTGTGCACCGAGGACGGGGAGACCGATCCCTGGACGGAACCGGTGCTGGACGCGGCCCGGCGCGCCGGACTGCGGGTCGTGCTCGTGGACGACCCCTCGCTGGAGGACTTCACCGGCCTCGCCGACCAGGTGGTGGACGCCCGGCGGCCGCTGGACGACGTGGTGTGCTCCCTGCCCGAGGACTCCGGCGCGGTGATCACGGTGGCCCGGCTGTGGTCCGACCGGGGGCAAGGAGTGCTGGCGGGGCTGCTCGCCGGCGACATCGCGCTCGCGCTCACCGACACCGACAGCGCGGTCGTCTGGAGCGCCGACGCCCTCGCCCTGCGCGGACTGCCCGACGTGTGGCGGCTGCTGACCGCGATACCGGCCGCGCGCCGGGTCGGCCGGCACGCGCAGATCCTGGCCCGCTCGGGTGCCGCGCTCTCCGGGCTGTTGGTGGCCGTCGGCGGGTCGCGGCGCGGCCGCGGCGGACTGGCCGGGCTGCCGGGACTTCGGCACGCGCCGGTGGACGCCGCCGCCGCGACCTCACTGCTGTCGGGTGCCGTGGCGGCCCTGCGCGTGGCGAGGGCCGAGGTCCCGCACCCCAGGGCCCGGGTGCACTGGCACGAACTCGGCCCACGGGAGGCCCTGCTACGGCTGGAGGAGGAGCGGCGGACGGCACCCCCCGAGGAGCGGCAGCAGGCGGCCGAGCCGTCCCGGAACCCGCTGCTCGCGCCGGTGCGGTGGACTCGGCGGATCGCCGGAGCCGTACGGAGGGAACTGGACGACCCGCTGACACCGGTGTTGGTCGTCGGCTCGGCCGCGTCCGCGATCGTCGGCTCGGCCGTGGACGCGCTGCTGGTGATGGGCGCCCTCGACGTGAACGCGCTGATCGGCGCGATCCAGCGGCTGCGGGCCGAACAGGCCGTGTCCGGGCTGCTCGCCGAGCAGAAGCGGCAGGCCCGGGTGGCCGACTCCCCCGAGGAACCGGACACGCACACCATGGACGCGGCACGCCTGGCCCCCGGCGATGTCATCGACCTGCACACGGACGACGTGGTGCCGGCCGATGCCCGGGTGCTGTCGGAGGACGGCCTGGAGGTCGACGAGTCCGCGCTGACCGGGGAGTCGGTGCCGACGGAGAAACACACCGCAGCGACCCCCCACGTACCGGTGGCCGACCGGCACTCCATGGTCTTCGAAGGCACGACGGTGGCGGCCGGCCACGCCCGCGCGGTCGTGGTCGACACCGGCGAGCGTACCGAGGCGGCCCGCGCCGTCCACCTGGCCGCGTGTACGCCCCCGGCCGGCGGAGTACAGGCGCGGTTGCGCGAACTCATCGCTCACGCACTGCCGTTGACCCTGGGCGGCGGCGCCGCGGTCACCGGTCTCGCCCTCCTGCGCGGGACCCCGATCCGGGAGGCGGTCAGCGGGGGCGTGGCCGTCGCCGTGGCCGCCGTACCGGAGGGGCTGCCGCTGGTGGCGACGGTGGCGCAGCTGGCCGCCGCCCGGCGGCTCAGCCAGGGCGGGGTCCTGGTCCGGGCACCTCGCGCGCTGGAGGCGCTCGGCCGGATGGACACCATCTGCTTCGACAAGACCGGAACACTCACCGAGAACGCCCTGCGCCTGGTCAAGGTGGCCGACGCCGAAGGGCGGAGCCACCGGGCGCAGGACGAGGCGGCGGCGGACATCCTGCGGGTCGCGGCCCGGGCCTGCCCCCAGGTCGGCGACGGCGACAGCCCGCCGGAGCACGCCACCGACGCGGCGGTCCTGGACACGGCCGGACCCGACCCCGCATGGGAGGAGTCGGCGACGCTCTCGTTCGAGGCGGCCCGCGGCTACGCCGCCGCCGTCGGCCGGTCCGGAGACGGACCGCTCCTGCTGGTGGTGAAGGGGGCACCGGAAACCGTGCTGCCCGCATGCTCCGGCCTTCCCGCACACGCGTCGGACACGGCACAGGCACTGGCCGCTGGGGGACTGCGCGTCCTGGCCGTCGCCCAGCACCGTCTCGGCGACGCCGAGACCGCCCCCGGTGTCCTCGAACAGCCCCTGGAGCAACTGGAGTTCATCGGTCTGCTCGGTCTCGCGGACACTCCGCGCGAGACCTCCACGGCCCTGGTGCGCAGCCTGCACGAGGAGGGCATACGTCCGGTGATGCTCACCGGCGACCATCCGCAGACCGCCCGTTCGATCGCCGCCGAGTTGGGCTGGCCCGAGGACACGGTCGTGGTGACCGGCGACGACCTCGCGGCCGCCGACCGGGCGGGCAGGGCCCGGATGCTCCGTGACGCGGGTGTGGTGGCGCGCGTGGCCCCGGAGCAGAAACTGCAGGTCGTCGAGGCGCTGCGGGATGCGGGGCGGGTGGTCGGCATGGTCGGCGACGGCGCCAACGACGCGGCGGCCATCCGCGCCGCCGACATCGGCGTGGGCATCAACGCCCGGGGTTCCGCCGCCGCCCGCAACGCCGCCGACCTCGTCCTCACCGACGACGACCTGACGGTACTGATCGACGCCGTATGCGAGGGCAGGTCGCTGTGGCACAGCGTCGCGGACTCCATCGCCATCCTCATCGGCGGCAACGCGGGCGAGATCGGCTTCGGTGTCCTGGGCACGCTGCTGGCCGGCCGGGCTCCACTGTCCACCCGCCAGATGCTGCTGGTCAACCTCTTCACCGACCTGTTCCCGGCGATGGCGGTGGCGGTCGTGCCCCAGGGGACGCCGGGGCGGCCGGACCCCGGGTCGTCGTCGGACGTGCTGGGAGCGCCGCTGCTCCGGCAGATCCGCCACCGTGCGATGACGACCAGTGCCGGCGCGCTCATGGCCTGGCTCATCGGCCGGGCCACGCCCGGAACAGCGCGTCGCTCCAGCACGATGGCGCTGGCCGCGGTGGTCGGCACCCAGCTCATCCAGACCCTGCTGGACCGCCGTGACAGCGCGTTGGTCCGCCTTGCCTCCCTCGGCTCGGCCGCCGTTCTGCTCGCGGTCGTCGAGACACCGGGAGTCAGCCGTTTCTTCGGCTGCACCCCGTTGGGCCCGGTCGCCCTGACCGCGGTGGCCGCGTCGATCGCCCTGGCCGTCTGGGGCCAGCGCGCCCTGCCCTTCCTGGAGAGGACCGTCGTCGACCTGATGCCGCGGTCGTGA
- a CDS encoding endonuclease, with the protein MPTATERARAEALLTAHGQTYAQEAGVKLRDTPQPLYQLLVLAHLLSARIRASVAADAARALFDDGMRNPKRMSESTWQQRVDALGKGHYRRYDERTATQLGEVADRLLEWYGGDLRRLREAAGGDVEECKRLLRELPGIGPAGADIFLREAQGVWPEAAPYFDAKALQGAARLGLPESPNAVARLAEEKDYPAFAAGLVRSALDKRVAEDVTARSRETEPTTTG; encoded by the coding sequence ATGCCGACCGCGACGGAACGGGCCAGGGCCGAGGCCCTGCTCACTGCCCACGGGCAGACCTACGCGCAAGAGGCCGGTGTGAAACTGCGCGACACGCCGCAGCCGCTCTACCAATTGCTGGTGCTGGCCCACCTGCTCAGCGCACGGATCAGGGCGTCCGTGGCCGCTGACGCCGCGCGCGCCCTGTTCGACGACGGCATGCGCAACCCGAAACGCATGAGTGAATCCACCTGGCAGCAACGCGTGGACGCCCTCGGCAAGGGCCACTACCGCCGCTACGACGAACGCACCGCCACCCAGCTCGGCGAGGTGGCCGACCGGCTGCTGGAGTGGTACGGCGGCGATCTGCGCAGGCTCCGGGAGGCCGCCGGCGGCGACGTCGAGGAATGCAAACGTCTGCTGCGCGAACTACCCGGCATCGGGCCTGCCGGCGCGGACATCTTCCTGCGGGAGGCACAGGGAGTCTGGCCCGAGGCCGCGCCGTATTTCGACGCCAAGGCCCTCCAGGGCGCCGCCCGGCTCGGTCTCCCGGAATCCCCGAACGCCGTCGCCCGCCTGGCAGAGGAGAAGGACTACCCAGCGTTTGCGGCCGGCCTGGTGCGATCCGCGCTCGACAAGCGAGTGGCGGAGGACGTCACGGCCAGGTCCCGCGAGACCGAGCCCACGACCACGGGTTAG
- a CDS encoding dihydrofolate reductase family protein — protein sequence MDQLLRVMNFMVSSDGIGAGEQQSLERPFGLDGAERLFSWAGATASWPMRTDPGGSRGLDDYFTRDFARNIGAEIMGRNKFGPQRGPWQDLEWRGWWGEEPPFRTPVFVMTHHERPSFTLSDTTFHFVEGTPATVLERAREAAQGKDVRLGGGVSTVRQFLDADLVDTLHVVVAPVTFGSGLRLWKSPDELLDRFHLEVVPSPSGVTHHLFWRR from the coding sequence ATGGATCAATTGCTGAGAGTCATGAACTTCATGGTCTCGAGTGACGGAATCGGTGCCGGTGAGCAGCAGAGTCTGGAGAGGCCGTTCGGCCTCGACGGTGCGGAACGGCTGTTCTCCTGGGCCGGAGCCACGGCGAGCTGGCCCATGCGCACGGATCCCGGGGGCAGCCGGGGCCTGGACGACTACTTCACGCGGGACTTCGCGCGCAACATCGGGGCCGAGATCATGGGCCGCAACAAGTTCGGGCCCCAGCGTGGGCCCTGGCAGGACCTCGAATGGCGCGGCTGGTGGGGCGAGGAGCCCCCGTTCCGCACCCCGGTGTTCGTCATGACCCACCACGAGCGTCCCTCGTTCACACTCTCCGACACCACGTTCCACTTCGTCGAAGGCACCCCGGCGACGGTTCTCGAACGGGCCCGGGAAGCGGCGCAGGGCAAGGACGTCCGACTGGGCGGCGGGGTCAGCACGGTCCGGCAGTTCCTCGATGCCGACCTCGTGGACACCCTGCATGTCGTGGTCGCGCCGGTGACGTTCGGGTCCGGGCTACGGCTGTGGAAATCCCCCGACGAACTGCTCGACCGGTTCCACCTGGAGGTCGTGCCCAGCCCGAGCGGCGTGACGCACCACTTGTTCTGGCGAAGGTGA
- a CDS encoding endonuclease/exonuclease/phosphatase family protein, whose translation MPYGIAGAVVLATAGLSINAMAASHEALIAEVYGGGGNSGATYTNDFVELANAGSGSVDLSGYSVQYLPGAPTASSKWQSTPLTGSLAGGGRYLVQEAAGTGGTKALPTPDATGSINMSGTNGTIALVTGSDPLTCLTAADCQADSRVKDLVGFGTAVVHEGNGAAAGAGNTASVARAATLADTDDNAADFTAGDPSPQNSGSTGGGTTPTDPASTPPATTPPATPAKIHDIQGDARISPLNGKTVSGVTGIVTGVRSYGSSRGYWVQDPNPDADPRTSEGILVFTGSTTPTVQVGDSVSLDATVQEYYPGGQDTGTQSVTELTKATVNVVSSGNAVPAPVVLDEHSVPEQFAPQAGGASIENLPLRPDEYALDTYESLEGMNVRIGSSRVVGATDPYSELWVTVQPDQNPTKRGGTLYTGYDDPNSGRLMVQSLIPTAQQAFPVANVGDTLEGATEGPLDYNQFAGTYAVQARTIGTVRSGGIKPEVTAKQSSSQVSVATYNVENLAPGNAQSKFDALAKGLVTNLRSPDIVALEEIQDNSGATDDGTVAADKTLGKLVDAIVAAGGPRYEWRQIDPVNDKDGGQPGGNIRQAFLFNPDRVQFNDRPGGDSTTAVGVTGTGADTHLTASPGRIAPTDSAWTDSRKPLAGEFTFRGRTLFVIANHFNSKGGDQAIDSRFQPPVRSSEAQRNRQALVEREFVESLEKADPKANLVVLGDLNDYQFSPAATSLTDNGEILTDLVNTLPVKERYSYVYEGNSQVLDHILVSPGLKHGADYDVVHINSEFADQTSDHDPQIVRVKP comes from the coding sequence CTGCCCTACGGCATCGCTGGCGCCGTGGTACTCGCCACGGCCGGTCTGAGCATCAACGCCATGGCCGCCTCGCACGAGGCGCTGATCGCCGAGGTCTACGGCGGCGGCGGCAACTCGGGCGCCACGTACACCAACGACTTCGTCGAGCTGGCCAACGCCGGCAGCGGCTCGGTCGACCTGAGCGGCTACAGCGTCCAGTACCTGCCGGGCGCGCCGACCGCCTCCTCCAAGTGGCAGTCGACCCCGCTCACCGGCTCGCTCGCCGGCGGCGGCCGCTACCTGGTCCAGGAGGCCGCGGGCACGGGCGGCACCAAGGCGCTGCCGACGCCCGACGCGACCGGCTCCATCAACATGTCCGGCACCAACGGCACCATCGCGCTGGTCACCGGCAGCGACCCGCTGACCTGCCTCACCGCCGCCGACTGCCAGGCCGACTCGCGGGTCAAGGACCTGGTCGGCTTCGGCACCGCCGTGGTGCACGAGGGCAACGGCGCCGCGGCCGGAGCCGGCAACACCGCGTCCGTGGCCCGCGCGGCCACCCTCGCCGACACCGACGACAACGCCGCGGACTTCACCGCGGGCGACCCGTCCCCGCAGAACTCCGGGAGCACCGGCGGCGGCACGACCCCGACCGACCCGGCGAGCACGCCGCCCGCCACCACCCCGCCGGCCACCCCGGCGAAGATCCACGACATCCAGGGCGACGCCCGCATCTCGCCGCTCAACGGCAAGACCGTCTCCGGTGTCACCGGCATCGTCACGGGCGTCCGCTCGTACGGCTCCTCGCGGGGCTACTGGGTCCAGGACCCGAACCCCGACGCCGACCCCCGTACCAGCGAGGGCATCCTCGTCTTCACCGGTTCCACCACGCCCACCGTGCAGGTCGGCGACAGCGTCTCCCTCGACGCCACGGTCCAGGAGTACTACCCGGGCGGCCAGGACACCGGCACCCAGTCCGTCACCGAACTGACCAAGGCCACCGTGAACGTCGTGTCGAGCGGCAACGCCGTGCCGGCCCCGGTCGTCCTCGACGAGCACTCGGTGCCCGAGCAGTTCGCCCCCCAGGCGGGTGGCGCGAGCATAGAGAACCTGCCGCTGCGCCCCGACGAGTACGCCCTCGACACCTACGAGTCGCTGGAGGGCATGAACGTCCGCATCGGCAGCAGCCGGGTGGTCGGCGCGACCGACCCGTACTCGGAGTTGTGGGTGACCGTCCAGCCGGACCAGAACCCCACCAAGCGGGGCGGCACCCTCTACACGGGATACGACGACCCCAACTCGGGCCGGCTGATGGTCCAGTCGCTGATCCCGACCGCCCAGCAGGCGTTCCCCGTGGCGAACGTGGGCGACACGCTGGAGGGCGCCACCGAAGGGCCCCTGGACTACAACCAGTTCGCCGGCACCTACGCGGTGCAGGCCCGCACCATCGGCACCGTCCGCAGCGGCGGCATCAAGCCCGAGGTGACGGCGAAGCAGAGCTCCTCGCAGGTGAGCGTCGCCACGTACAACGTGGAGAACCTCGCGCCCGGCAACGCGCAGTCGAAGTTCGACGCGCTCGCCAAGGGCCTGGTGACCAACCTGCGTTCGCCCGACATCGTCGCCCTGGAGGAGATCCAGGACAACAGCGGCGCCACCGACGACGGCACGGTCGCCGCCGACAAGACCCTCGGCAAGCTGGTCGACGCGATCGTCGCGGCCGGCGGCCCCCGCTACGAGTGGCGGCAGATCGACCCCGTCAACGACAAGGACGGCGGCCAGCCGGGCGGCAACATCCGCCAGGCGTTCCTGTTCAACCCCGACCGCGTGCAGTTCAACGACCGGCCGGGCGGCGACTCCACGACGGCCGTCGGTGTCACCGGCACGGGCGCGGACACGCACCTGACCGCGTCGCCGGGCCGGATCGCGCCGACCGACAGCGCGTGGACCGACTCGCGCAAGCCGCTCGCGGGCGAGTTCACCTTCCGCGGCAGGACGCTGTTCGTCATCGCCAACCACTTCAACAGCAAGGGCGGCGACCAGGCGATCGACAGCCGCTTCCAGCCGCCGGTACGCAGCTCCGAGGCGCAGCGCAACCGACAGGCCCTGGTGGAGCGGGAGTTCGTCGAGTCGCTGGAGAAGGCGGACCCCAAGGCGAACCTGGTCGTCCTGGGCGACCTGAACGACTACCAGTTCTCGCCCGCGGCGACCTCGCTCACGGACAACGGCGAGATCCTCACCGACCTGGTGAACACCCTGCCGGTCAAGGAGCGTTACTCCTACGTCTACGAGGGCAACTCCCAGGTCCTCGACCACATCCTGGTCAGCCCGGGCCTGAAGCACGGCGCCGACTACGACGTGGTGCACATCAACAGCGAGTTCGCCGACCAGACCAGCGACCACGACCCGCAGATCGTGCGCGTGAAGCCGTAA
- the mgrA gene encoding L-glyceraldehyde 3-phosphate reductase produces the protein MNHVADPERYNGTMRYRRTGRSGLDLPVLSLGYWHNFGDDRSFESQRDIALRAFDLGITHHDLANNYGPPYGSAELNFGRLLKQDLAPYRDELVVSTKAGWDMWPGPYGQGGGSRKYLLASLDQSLRRMGLDYVDIFYSHRLDAGTPLEETMGALDTAVRQGKALYVGISSYDAERTRQAASILRELGTPLLIHQPSYSMVNRWIETDGLLDAAQEEGFGVIGFTALAQGLLTGRYLDGIPEGSRAAAGTSFDADWLSDDMLSRLRALDSIARRRGQTLAQMALAWALRDRRVTSLVIGASRTEQLEQNVAALENMEFTAEELAEIDTYAVEGGVDLWHDARTGQMH, from the coding sequence ATGAACCACGTCGCGGACCCCGAGCGGTACAACGGCACGATGCGCTACCGGCGCACCGGGCGTTCGGGCCTCGACCTGCCCGTCCTGTCCCTGGGCTACTGGCACAACTTCGGCGACGACCGGTCGTTCGAGAGCCAGCGGGACATCGCCCTGCGCGCCTTCGACCTCGGCATCACCCACCACGACCTGGCCAACAACTACGGCCCGCCCTACGGCTCCGCGGAACTCAACTTCGGTCGGCTGCTGAAGCAGGACCTCGCGCCGTACCGGGACGAGCTGGTCGTCTCCACGAAGGCCGGCTGGGACATGTGGCCCGGCCCCTACGGCCAGGGCGGCGGCTCCCGCAAGTACCTGCTGGCCTCCCTCGACCAGTCCCTGCGGCGCATGGGCCTCGACTACGTCGACATCTTCTACTCCCACCGCCTCGACGCCGGCACGCCCCTGGAGGAGACCATGGGCGCGCTGGACACCGCGGTCCGCCAGGGCAAGGCCCTGTACGTGGGAATCTCCTCGTACGACGCCGAGCGCACCCGGCAGGCCGCCTCGATCCTGCGGGAACTGGGGACGCCTCTCCTCATCCACCAGCCGTCGTACAGCATGGTGAACCGCTGGATCGAGACGGACGGGCTGCTGGACGCGGCGCAGGAGGAGGGCTTCGGCGTCATCGGGTTCACGGCGCTGGCGCAGGGCCTGCTCACCGGGCGCTACCTCGACGGCATCCCGGAGGGCTCGCGGGCCGCGGCCGGCACGTCGTTCGACGCGGACTGGCTGTCGGACGACATGCTGAGCAGGCTGCGCGCCCTCGACTCCATCGCCCGGCGCCGTGGGCAGACGCTCGCGCAGATGGCGCTCGCCTGGGCACTGCGGGACCGGCGGGTCACCTCGCTGGTCATCGGCGCGTCGCGTACCGAGCAGCTCGAGCAGAACGTCGCCGCGCTGGAGAACATGGAGTTCACCGCCGAGGAGCTGGCCGAGATCGACACGTACGCCGTCGAAGGCGGCGTCGACCTGTGGCACGACGCCCGGACCGGCCAGATGCACTGA
- a CDS encoding TetR/AcrR family transcriptional regulator, protein MAKTEAGTGTGAGRRVSEARERLLRTAGQLFYAEGIHTVGVDRLVAESKVTNATFYRHFRSKEDLAVAYIGSVDQAIRAQIGSLTAAKVPADAVLRGIGASLVEQIRSPGYRGCAFLNAAAEFPDPGHPVHRAVVEHREWFLQTITGLFAEITTVQAEYAGRHFVMLRDGAMSAGYLGDPVMAGETLLRGIEGLLRIHTARGQDERTASASASASASASASGQVSPAATTVSDLACSPPPSA, encoded by the coding sequence ATGGCAAAGACGGAAGCCGGCACAGGTACAGGCGCGGGCAGGCGGGTCTCCGAGGCCCGGGAACGGCTCCTGAGGACTGCCGGGCAGCTCTTCTACGCGGAGGGCATCCATACGGTGGGCGTCGACCGTCTGGTGGCCGAGTCGAAGGTCACCAACGCCACCTTCTACCGCCACTTCCGCAGCAAAGAGGACCTGGCCGTCGCCTACATCGGAAGCGTCGACCAGGCGATCCGCGCCCAGATCGGCTCGCTGACGGCCGCGAAGGTGCCGGCCGACGCCGTCCTGCGGGGCATCGGTGCGTCCCTGGTCGAGCAGATCCGTTCGCCCGGCTACCGCGGATGCGCCTTCCTCAACGCGGCGGCGGAGTTCCCCGATCCCGGCCACCCGGTCCACCGGGCCGTCGTGGAACACCGCGAATGGTTCCTTCAGACGATCACCGGACTGTTCGCCGAGATCACGACCGTGCAGGCCGAGTACGCCGGGCGGCATTTCGTCATGCTCCGCGACGGCGCGATGAGCGCCGGCTACCTGGGCGACCCCGTCATGGCCGGCGAGACGCTGCTGCGCGGCATCGAAGGGCTGCTGCGGATCCACACCGCCCGCGGGCAGGACGAGCGCACCGCCTCCGCCTCCGCATCCGCATCCGCATCCGCATCCGCATCCGGTCAGGTCTCCCCGGCGGCCACGACGGTCTCCGACCTCGCGTGCTCACCGCCCCCCAGCGCGTAG